The nucleotide sequence CCCCACGCGGGAGCAGGCGGAGCTGGCCGTCACCTTGGAGCAGGCGGCCGACGCCGTCGAGCAGGTGGTTACGGACGGCTTCACTGCCGCGCAGCAGCGGCTGCACTCCGCCTGAGCCGACCGGCGCCGCACCGCGCCATATCGACCGATCTCGGTGGTGGGTTGGGCGCATCAGCGCATGAGGCCGGTCTCGTAGGCGACGACGACGGCCTGCACGCGGTCGCGCACGTTCAGTTTGGTCAGTACATTGCCTACGTGCGTCTTCACGGTGGTGGCGGATACGACCAGGTGGTCGGCGATTTCCGAGTTGCTCAGACCCTGCGCCATTAGGGTCAGGATCTCGCGCTCGCGCGGGGTGAGCGAGGCGATGCGCTCATCCTCCTGCGACTGGGAGCCGCCGCTATCGGGGAAGTGCGAGGAGAACATTTCCAGCATGCGGCGGGTGATGCGCGGGCTGACTACCGCCTCGCCGTCGGCAACAGTGCGGATCGCCTCCGCCAGCTCGCCCGGGCGGGTGTCCTTGAGCAGGAAGCCACTCGCCCCGGCGCGCAGGCCGGCGAAGGCGTACTCGTCCAGGTCGAAGGTGGTCAGGATGAGGATCTTCGTGTCCGGGCACTGCCGGGTGATCGCGGCCGTGGCGTCGATTCCGTTCATTCCCGGCATCCGCACGTCCATGAGGATCACGTCGGGCTTCAGGGCCCGTGCCTGCGTTACGGCGGTGGCTCCGTCGGAGGCCTCTCCGACGATCTCAATGTCCTCGGCCGGATCCAGCACCATGCGGAAGCCCATACGCATCAGCGCCTGGTCGTCGGCCAGCACCACCGTGATCGGCCGGTTGCGGCCGGGAGTGCTGGTGGCCTCAAGCGGATCCGGGGCGTCGGCCCCGGTCGGATCGGATGCGTCACTCACTGCGGCATCTGCCACGGCGCTGTCCCTTCGTCGTAGTCGTCCCAGTCCTCGTCCCAGTGCAGTATGGCGCGCACGCGCCACCCGGTCGCGGTCGGCCCGGCCTGCACAGTGCCACCATAGACGGCTGCACGTTCCCGCATGCCGATCAGGCCCTTGCCGGACCCGTGCAGCGGCTTCGATCCGGGGCGGCGTCGTTGTCGATGGTCAGGACGGCCGTGCCCGCGTACCTGTCAACGGTGATGGCGACCTGGCGCGTAGTGGGGGCGTAGCGCAGCACATTGGTCAGCGCTTCCTGGGCGATGCGGAACAGTGTCAGCTGCAGGCCCTTGTCCGCGGGAAGCTGCCGCCCGGTCCACCGATAGGTCACGGGCACCCCGGCGGCACGGAAGCGCTCCACCAGCACCTCCAGGTCGGCCTGCTCGGGTGCGGGAGCGAGTGGCGTGTTCCCGCCGGACACATCCGCGTCAGCCGCGGTCGCCTGCCGGCGTAGGTCTGCGATCTCCTGGCTGGGTTCCACCGGGGCGACGGTTCCGGGCGGGGCGAATTCTGGAACCGGAAGGTCACGGATGGTTGCGCTCGCGGCGGCGGCGGTGACGGCGCCGTGCGGGTGTTGTGCCGTGGCGTCGGCGTCAACAGGCGCGGGCAGGCTCTTGCCGTTACCCGGGGACGACGTCGTATCCGGCGAGGTGGGGGAGAGGGCCGGGTCCTCGCGCAGAACGCCCACGAGCCGGCGCGTGTCAGCCAGGGCGGTGCGGCCGGTCTCGGCCAGGGTGGTGAGTGCTTCCCTGGCCATGGCGGGGTTGCGGTCGACGGCGGCGGCAGCGCCGTCGGCGAGGGTGATCATCACGGCCAGGGAGTGGGCGACTACGTCGTGCATCTCGCGGGCGATCCTGCTGCGCTCGTTGGCGGCGGCGAGGGCAGCCTCCTGCTCGCGGGCCAGCATCAGGCGCGCCGAGCGCGTCTCTGCCTCCCGCAACTGGGCCGCCTGGGCGCGGATCACGGTGCCCACGAGCACGCCGATGATATTGGTCAGCCCGTAGGGCATGATCAGCGCCCCGAGCGTGTCGATCGCGTATCCGCCGAGCAGCGCCTGGCCGATCACGGTGACGAAGGTGGAGACCACGCAGGCGGTCCACACCCAGGCCGAGCGGTAGCGCATGGCGAGCGTGGCCAGGGTGAACGGCACGCCCAGCAGGGTGAAGGCCCGCAGGGCGTCGGCTACGTAGCCGATCTCGACGATTCCCATATCGGCGAGGCCGAGCGCTATTACAGCTTCGTGCAGGATCGGCAGGAAGGTCAGCACCGCCCAGGTGGACACCAGGTGGCGACGGCGGAAGACCAGGGAGAGGGTGCAGATCAGGCATGCCGCCAGGGTGAGTGGCAGCCAGGAGCTCGCGGAGGGGATGCCGGCCTGGCGCAAAGGCCACAGGCCCATGAAGACGTTCAGTACCAGCACCACCGTGGCCATGGCGGCGTCGGCCAGGTAGGGATGAGCGGTCTGCCAGCGCAGCAGGTGAGCTGCGGTAGACGGCGTACTCATCACGTGGGCTCCCCTCTGCTCGACGGGCCAATTGTGCCCCGTGCCGGTGATGTAGGCGATGTATCGGTGAAGCGGTGCGTAGGCGGACTGGCGGCCGAGGGGTGGTGGCGCCGCCCGGGAGAACTGGGCTTCACCACCACCCCTCGGGGGCGCGCTCAGGCGTCGCGACGGGTGAATACCACCCAGCCGAGTGCGAGCGGAACGAGCGCCCAGGCGCCGAACACCAGCGCCGCCTGCCACTGCTGGAGGAAGTAGATGGAGCCTGCCGTGCCCCAGCTCACGATGTGGTGGAAGGGGTCGTAGACCGCCATGGCGGTCTGCAACGGCTCGAGCCCCTGCAAGGAGACGGCCCAGTCCCACTTGATGCTCATCGCCGAGAGCGGGATGTCGACGACGAACAGCAGCGTGATCGCCAGGGTGATCGCCCCGGCTGTTGAGCGCAGCAGGAAGCCCAGTCCCAGGGACATAAGCGCAATCCCGGTGAAGGACAGCCCGGTGCCCCACACGAATCCGAGGTACTCCGGGTCGGTCAGTGAGCCTCCGTGCCCGTCCATGAAGGGCGTGGACACCGCCCAGGTCAGCAGCGTGGACACTGCGCCGATGGCGAAGCTCAGTGCGCCCACCACGATGGCCTTGGCCACCAGCAGCCGCCAGCGGTGGGGTACGGCTGCGAGCGAGGAGCGGATCTGCCCGGAGGAGTACTCGCCGGTGATGATGAGCGCCCCGAGCACGGCTACAACGATTTGGCCGAACTGGTTGCCGGCGATCACCGCGTCGGCGGCGGAGTCCGCAGCCTCCGGGATGGAGGCGTAGGCAATGGAGATGGCTGTGCTGAACAGCACCGTGATGGCGACTGCGATCAGCGAGGTGATCCAGGTTGAGCGCAGGGAGGCGACCTTGATCCACTCGGCGTGTACCGCGCGCGCGAAGGTCTGGCCGTCGGCGAGCTCGGTGGGACGGGTGGATGCGGAGCGGTGGGGCGGGCCCGCCTCGGTGCGAGCGTCCTGCGTGCGGGTCCGCTTCCGGCCGCCTGATTCGGCGGCGGAGTCCGCGACGGCGCGTGAGTCGGCGGGGCCTGTGGATGCGGCGGATCCAGTTGTGCCGGTGGTGTCTGATAGGGCGGTGGTGGTCATGAGGCTGCTTTCGTGTATCGGAAGGCTTGCGGGATGCTCGGAAGGGACTGCCGTGCCCACGTGCAGGCCGCGGAGTCGTGTTCAGGCGCGGGCGCCGGCCGGGGCGGGCGCCTGCTCTGATCCGGTGGTGTATTCGACGTCGTTGCCGGTCAGCTCCAGGTAGGCGTCCTCCAGGGAGGCGCGCTGGGTGGCCAGCTCGTGCAGCACGATGCCGTGGGCTGCGGCTATCTCGCCGATGCGGGTGGCGGGGCCATCGTGGTGGTCAGCACTCCCGGCTCGGGGGTGGAGGTATCGATGCCGGCGGTGTTCAGCGCGGCCGCCAGGTCGGTGGCCTGTGGTGAGACCACCCGGACGACGTCACTGGTTGCGGAGGCGATTACCTCGCCGACGGGCCCGGAGCTGAGGATGCGGCCCCGGCCGATGACCAGCAGGTGATCGGCGGTCTGGGCCATCTCGCTCATCAGGTGGGAGGAGATGAATACGGTGCGGCCCTGCTCGGCGAGGTGGCGGCAGGTGTCACGCACCCATTTCACGCCCTCGGGGTCCAGGCCGTTGACAGGCTCGTCAAAGATCAGCACCTGCGGGTCGCCCAGGAGGGCCGCGGCAATGCCTAGGCGCTGGCCCATACCCAGGCTGAAGCCCTTGACCCGTTTCTTGGCCACCGGGGTCAGTCCGGTCAGTTCCAGCACCTCGTCCACGCGGCGGGTGGGGATGCCGTTGGAGACGGCGAGCTGAGTCAGGTGGGCGCGGGCAGAGCGGGAACCGTGCAGGCCCTTGGCATCCAGGAGCGCGCCGACCTGGCGCAGCGGGGCGGACAGCTCCTGGTAGGCGTGGCCGTTCACCTTCACCGACCCCTCGGTGGGCTTGTCCAGCCCCAGGATCAGGCGCATGGTGGTGGACTTGCCCGCCCCGTTGGGGCCCAGGAAGCCGGTTACGGTGCCTGGCTCAACGGTGAAGGAAATGTGGTCGACGGCGGTCTTGGAGCCGTAGCGCTTGGTGAGATCGACAGCTTCGATCAACAGGATCAACTCTTTCCGGGATTCTCGGTTGCGCGGCGGCTGTACCGGTGGGTACCGGTCGGCGCCCGAACAGCTCCAGGCTAGAATTGTCGCGCACGTTGTTTATCGGCCCGGTTGGGGAATCTGGGAGCCGCGGCAGTGGGCTTGGCGGAGGAGCTGCGGTCCTCCTGGAGGAGGAGTCGGCCTGAGCACACGCCGGGTGACGTGCATCCCCGGCTCTGCAGCAGCGCCGCCGTCGGACCCGTGCGGGCGGCAGCGGTGCCGGGGATGCGGCTGCAGAACACACAGGACATCTTCAGGAAGATCGGGGACAATACTGGCGATGAGCAACCCGTACTTCTCTCACAGCCCCGTTTTCAACGGGAGTGCCGCTACGGCGTCGGCCCCGCAGCGCACCCCCAACGGCTACCCGACCATGCCGGGATATCAGCCCGGTCAGGCTGACACGCAGGCCACCCAGGCCTACGGCCAGGCACCCGCCTACGGCTACCAGACCGGCGGCCAGTACGGCCAGGCGCCCGCTTACGGCGACGTTTCCCCGCAGCAGGTCTCCGACCTGGAGGCCCAGTACGGTGCGCCGTCGGCCACCAATGTGGACCGCGGCCGCATGACCTATGACGACGTCATCGTCCGTACCTTCGGCATCTTCGCAGTGATTCTCGCCGCCGGTGCCGTCAGCTGGATGCTGGCGGTCAACGAGGCCACCATGGGACTGGGCATGCTGGCACTGATCGTTGGGGCGATCGGAGCCCTCGCCCTGGGTCTGGTCAACTCCTTCAAGCGCGAGCCCAGCCCCGCGCTGATCCTGACTTACGCCGTATTCGAGGGCACCATGCTGGGGGCCTTCTCAGGCGTAATGGAGATGATCTACCCGGGCATTGTGATGCAGGCGGTGCTCGCCTCGGCGACGACCTTCGGCGTAGTCCTGCTGGCATACAAGTTCGCGGGCTTCCGCCTGAGCTCGCGGGCGCAGCGTATTCTGCTGACCGCCATGGGTGGCTACCTGGTCTTCAGCGTGGTGAACCTGGTGCTCAGTCTCACCGGCGTGGTGTCCGATCCGTGGGGTCTGCGCGGCGTCACGATCATGGGCCTACCACTGGGGCTGATCATCGGACTGGTCGCGGTGGTCATGGCGGCCTTCAGCCTGACCATGGACTTTGAATTCGTTCAGCGCGGTGTCGAGCAGGGTCTGCCGACGCGGTACGCCTGGGCCGGAGCCTTCGGCCTGGTTGTCACCCTGGTGTGGCTGTACGTTGAGTTCGTGCGCATCCTCGCCATTTTGCGCGACAACTGACGGTGCGCTCCCGAATCTGACACTGGACGCCAACAGCGGCGTCGGCGGTGCCCGCGGTCCGGTTTCCGGTTCCGCGGGCACCGCCGCGTCTTGTACGCGGCGGGTCCGCTCCCGGCGTTGCCCAGCCCGGGTGTGCGGCTTTGGCTGATTCGTCCTCTCCTGCCGTAGCCTGTCCCGCATGATCAACATCAACATGCCCACCGTTTCCGGCGCCAAGGGCGCTAAGCCCACCCTGACCTTTCCCGGGCCGGAGGCCCCCGAGGGTCTGCAGGTGCAGGTGCTTGACGCCGGCGACGGCGCCGTCATTGAGTCCGGCGACACCGTCGTGTGCCACTACCTGGGCCAGGTTTGGAACGGGCGCGTCTTTGACAACTCCTACGACCGCGGTCAGCCGCTCAACTTCCAGGTCGGCGTAGGCATGGTCATCCGCGGTTGGGACGACGGGCTGGTTGGCCAGCGCGTCGGCAGCCGGGTGATCCTGTCCATCCCCTCTGAGCTCGGCTACGGCTCGCGCGGGGTGCCGCAGGCCGGCATCAAGGGCGGCGACACCCTGGTGTTCGTCACCGAGATCCTCGGCACCATGTGACTCGGGCCTTCCCCAGTACGGGCGCCTCGCGAACGTCGCTGACGCTGGGCGCGCTCTGGCCCTCGGGACTTCCCCAGTACGGGCGCCTCGGACGCCGCATTGGCGGCCTCGGCACCATGTGACACGGGCCTTCGCCTCCCGGCATGAGGCACGGAACCGTGCACTGGTACGAGCTTTTGTCCCCCGACACGAACTTTTGCACCCTGGTGTGCGGCAAAAAGGCGTACACCAGGGTGCAAAAGCTCGTAGTAGAAGGCAAAGGGTCGTAGTAGGGGCGGGGCGCGGCTGGCGGGGACGAGGTGGCGTCCTCCGGAGTGAGTCTCCGTCGCCTAGTGGGTATGCAGTTGCGCCGCCACCGCCAGTAGCAGATCCTCTCGTCCCGCGCGGGCCACGAGCTGTGCACCTACGGGGAGGCCGTGTGAGAACCCCGCCGGCACCGATAATGCCGGATGTCCCGAGACGTTGAAGATCGCAGTGTTGGAGATCGTCGGCGTCGAAGCGAGCATCGCCGACAGCCAGCTTTTACCGTGCAAGTCGTGCGCGGCGCCGGGCAGGTCTAGCAGGGTGGGCAGTAGCAGCAGGTCTGCCCGCCCGAAGGCGGCCTCGACGCCGTCGTGCACGCGCTTGGCCTGACTCAGCGCCGCGCGCACCACCGGTTGTGGAATGAGCGCGCCCAGACGCGCCGAGGTCCTGGTGCGCGACTCCAGACGGTTCGGGTGCTCAACCTGCTGCGCCTCGACGTGCATGCCGGCGAAGTACAGCGTCAGGAACGGTGCGGTCGGTACCGGCCAGGCCACCCGAGCCGGGCGCACATCATGGCCCAAGCCCTGTAGGACGGCGCTGACGGAGCGCACGGACTGGGTGATGGCCGGCGTCGGGCGCGCACCCGGCATGACCGCATTGGATGCGGAGAGGATGCGTAGTTGAGGCGGTGGTGCGCTTACGGCGTCAATGAACCGCCGAGTAGGAGCGTCGAGCCGCCACCGATCCACCGGCTCATTACCGCTGACGACGTCCATGACCACGGCCAGGTCATGGGCAGTGCGGGTGATCGCGCCGAAGCTCGCCAGTCCGAACCAGTGCTCGTCCAGCGGTGCCGAACTGACCCTGCCGCGAGTCGGCTTCAGTCCCAGCACCCCGCAGGCCGAGGCCGGAATGCGTAGCGAGCCCCCGCCGTCGGCACCCATGGCTACCGGAACTGCGCCGGTGGCGACGGCGACCGCCGAGCCTGCCGAGGAGCCGCCGGGGGAGCGGGCAGGGTCCCAGGGGTTCAGACAGTCGCCGTGATACGCGGATTCTCCCACCGGGAACTGGCCGAACTCGGGCATGTTCGTGCGCCCGACGATGATGGCGCCCGCCTGCCGCAGCCGTCGGACGACGGCGCAGTCCGCCTGGGCGGGATTGCTATTGCCCCGGCCACCGACAGTGGTGACCTCCCCGGCGACGTCGTACTCCTCCTTGACCGCCACCGGTACTCCCGCTAGCGGTCCGGCTGCGCTCGGGCCGGCTGCCGCGATGCGCCGGTCGAGGACGTCGGCCTCCCGCAGGGCGGCTTCACGCCGCACCGCGGTGAAGGCATTGAGACCCGGGTCGAGTGCATCAATGCGTTCCAGCGCGGCCTGGATCGTGGCCCGTGCGGTGATGTGTCCGGCGCTGACGGCATGGGCGATGTCGACGGCGTTGCGCGGAATGGTCATGCGGCCTCCGTTGATCCGGTGCTCAAGAGTGTAGGGGGAGCGTTGTTTCGGCTCGGGCGGCTGGGGAGGGCATGTCGGCGGCGGGGCAGGAGATGGGAGGCGTGAGGGGCGTGTGTCGTAATTCGGCAGGTAGAGGCGAGGCTTTTCGCTCACCGGCGAGCGGAGGCGGCGTCGTCGGAACGTTGCAATGCCGCAGGAAACTTAAGGCTCAGTGAGTGAACGCACAGGGACTGTCGACGCCGCTGACACTACGCTGTGGCCATTCGAAAATCGTCCGCATCCCAGGAGACGCTCATGCCCCGCTATCGCAGCGCTACCTCCACCACTGGCCGCAACATGGCCGGCGCCCGCGCCCTGTGGCGCGCCACCGGTGTCAAGGACTCGGACTTCGGCAAACCGATTATCGCCATCGCCAACTCCTTCACCGAGTTCGTTCCCGGGCACGTGGGCCTGCGGGACGTCGGCCGGGTGGTCGCCGAGCAGATCGAGGCCGCCGGCGGCATTGCCAAGGAGTTCAACACGATCGCCGTCGATGACGGCATCGCCATGGGGCACGATGGCATGCTCTACTCCCTGCCCAGCCGCGAACTGATCGCCGACTCGGTGGAGTACATGGCGAACGCCCACTGCGCCGACGCCCTGGTGTGCATCTCCAACTGTGACAAGATCACCCCCGGCATGCTCATGGCCTCGATGCGCCTGAACATCCCCACCATCTTTGTTTCCGGTGGTCCGATGGAGTCCGGCAAGATGGTGGCCGCCGACGGCACCACCCGCAAGCTCGACCTGATCGACGCCATGATGGACGCCGCCGACCCTACCGTCCCCGATGAGACCATTTCCGCCATTGAGCGCCTGGCCTGCCCCACCTGCGGCTCCTGCTCCGGCATGTTCACTGCCAACTCCATGAACTGCCTGACTGAGGCCCTGGGCATGGCGCTGCCGACCAACGGATCGCTCCTGGCCACACACGCAGACCGCAAGGCCCTGTTCCAGGAGGCCGGCCGCCAGATCGTTCAGATCACCAAGGCCTACTACGAGGAGGACGACGCCTCCGTCCTGCCGCGCTCGATCGCCACCAAGGCCGCCTTCGAGAACGCCATGAGCCTGGACGTCGCCATGGGCGGGTCCACCAACACGGTGCTGCACCTGCTTGCTGCCGCCCAGGAGGCGGAGGTCGACTTCAAGATGGCCGACATCGACCGGCTGTCCCGCAAGGTTCCCCACCTGTGCAAGGTGGCTCCCTCCACCAACGTCTTCCACATGGAGGACGTCCACCGTGCCGGCGGCATCATGGGCATCCTTGGGGAGCTGGACCGCGGGGGGCTGCTCGACACCGCCACTCGTACCGTATTGCGCGGCACCCTGGCGGACGAGCTCGACCAGTACGATATCGGCCGCCCCGACGCCGACGGCCTGCGCGACCCGCAGGCAAGCCGGGTGGATGAGATGATCCGCACCCGCTACCTGGCCGCACCCGCGGGCGTGCGCACCACTGAGATGTTCTCCCAGTCCTCCCGCTGGGAGGCACTGGACACTGATCGTGAGAACGGTGCCATCCGCGATGTCGCCCACGCCTACTCCGCCGACGGCGGGCTGGCGGTGCTGTTCGGGAACATCGCCGAGAAGGGATGCATCGTCAAGACCGCCGGGGTGGATGCCTCGATCCTGACCTTCTCCGGGCCCGCCGTCGTCTTCGAGTCCCAGGATGAGGCGGTGGAGGGCATCCTCGGCGGCAAGGTGAAGGCAGGCGACGTGGTGATCATCTCCCACGAGGGGCCCCGCGGCGGCCCGGGCATGCAGGAGATGCTGTACCCGACCACCTACATCAAGTCCATGCACCTGGGTAAGGAGTGCGCGCTGCTAACCGACGGGCGCTTCTCCGGCGGTACCTCCGGACTGTCCATCGGGCACGTCTCCCCGGAGGCCGCCGCGGGCGGGCTCATTGGGCTGGTGCGCACCGGGGACCGCATCGTGATCGACATCCCGAACCGCTCCATCGAGCTGGATGTAGATGAGGGAGAGATCGCCCGGCGTCGCGCCGAGGAGGAGGCCCGCGGGCAGGACGCATGGACGCCGCACAAGCCGCGTCCCCGCCACGTGTCCAAGTCGCTGCGCG is from Actinomyces sp. 432 and encodes:
- a CDS encoding ABC transporter permease subunit, yielding MTTTALSDTTGTTGSAASTGPADSRAVADSAAESGGRKRTRTQDARTEAGPPHRSASTRPTELADGQTFARAVHAEWIKVASLRSTWITSLIAVAITVLFSTAISIAYASIPEAADSAADAVIAGNQFGQIVVAVLGALIITGEYSSGQIRSSLAAVPHRWRLLVAKAIVVGALSFAIGAVSTLLTWAVSTPFMDGHGGSLTDPEYLGFVWGTGLSFTGIALMSLGLGFLLRSTAGAITLAITLLFVVDIPLSAMSIKWDWAVSLQGLEPLQTAMAVYDPFHHIVSWGTAGSIYFLQQWQAALVFGAWALVPLALGWVVFTRRDA
- a CDS encoding response regulator, whose translation is MSDASDPTGADAPDPLEATSTPGRNRPITVVLADDQALMRMGFRMVLDPAEDIEIVGEASDGATAVTQARALKPDVILMDVRMPGMNGIDATAAITRQCPDTKILILTTFDLDEYAFAGLRAGASGFLLKDTRPGELAEAIRTVADGEAVVSPRITRRMLEMFSSHFPDSGGSQSQEDERIASLTPREREILTLMAQGLSNSEIADHLVVSATTVKTHVGNVLTKLNVRDRVQAVVVAYETGLMR
- a CDS encoding sensor histidine kinase, translated to MSTPSTAAHLLRWQTAHPYLADAAMATVVLVLNVFMGLWPLRQAGIPSASSWLPLTLAACLICTLSLVFRRRHLVSTWAVLTFLPILHEAVIALGLADMGIVEIGYVADALRAFTLLGVPFTLATLAMRYRSAWVWTACVVSTFVTVIGQALLGGYAIDTLGALIMPYGLTNIIGVLVGTVIRAQAAQLREAETRSARLMLAREQEAALAAANERSRIAREMHDVVAHSLAVMITLADGAAAAVDRNPAMAREALTTLAETGRTALADTRRLVGVLREDPALSPTSPDTTSSPGNGKSLPAPVDADATAQHPHGAVTAAAASATIRDLPVPEFAPPGTVAPVEPSQEIADLRRQATAADADVSGGNTPLAPAPEQADLEVLVERFRAAGVPVTYRWTGRQLPADKGLQLTLFRIAQEALTNVLRYAPTTRQVAITVDRYAGTAVLTIDNDAAPDRSRCTGPARA
- the ilvD gene encoding dihydroxy-acid dehydratase; this encodes MPRYRSATSTTGRNMAGARALWRATGVKDSDFGKPIIAIANSFTEFVPGHVGLRDVGRVVAEQIEAAGGIAKEFNTIAVDDGIAMGHDGMLYSLPSRELIADSVEYMANAHCADALVCISNCDKITPGMLMASMRLNIPTIFVSGGPMESGKMVAADGTTRKLDLIDAMMDAADPTVPDETISAIERLACPTCGSCSGMFTANSMNCLTEALGMALPTNGSLLATHADRKALFQEAGRQIVQITKAYYEEDDASVLPRSIATKAAFENAMSLDVAMGGSTNTVLHLLAAAQEAEVDFKMADIDRLSRKVPHLCKVAPSTNVFHMEDVHRAGGIMGILGELDRGGLLDTATRTVLRGTLADELDQYDIGRPDADGLRDPQASRVDEMIRTRYLAAPAGVRTTEMFSQSSRWEALDTDRENGAIRDVAHAYSADGGLAVLFGNIAEKGCIVKTAGVDASILTFSGPAVVFESQDEAVEGILGGKVKAGDVVIISHEGPRGGPGMQEMLYPTTYIKSMHLGKECALLTDGRFSGGTSGLSIGHVSPEAAAGGLIGLVRTGDRIVIDIPNRSIELDVDEGEIARRRAEEEARGQDAWTPHKPRPRHVSKSLRAYGMLATSADLGAVRDLSRIRVR
- a CDS encoding FKBP-type peptidyl-prolyl cis-trans isomerase, yielding MININMPTVSGAKGAKPTLTFPGPEAPEGLQVQVLDAGDGAVIESGDTVVCHYLGQVWNGRVFDNSYDRGQPLNFQVGVGMVIRGWDDGLVGQRVGSRVILSIPSELGYGSRGVPQAGIKGGDTLVFVTEILGTM
- a CDS encoding amidase, with the translated sequence MTIPRNAVDIAHAVSAGHITARATIQAALERIDALDPGLNAFTAVRREAALREADVLDRRIAAAGPSAAGPLAGVPVAVKEEYDVAGEVTTVGGRGNSNPAQADCAVVRRLRQAGAIIVGRTNMPEFGQFPVGESAYHGDCLNPWDPARSPGGSSAGSAVAVATGAVPVAMGADGGGSLRIPASACGVLGLKPTRGRVSSAPLDEHWFGLASFGAITRTAHDLAVVMDVVSGNEPVDRWRLDAPTRRFIDAVSAPPPQLRILSASNAVMPGARPTPAITQSVRSVSAVLQGLGHDVRPARVAWPVPTAPFLTLYFAGMHVEAQQVEHPNRLESRTRTSARLGALIPQPVVRAALSQAKRVHDGVEAAFGRADLLLLPTLLDLPGAAHDLHGKSWLSAMLASTPTISNTAIFNVSGHPALSVPAGFSHGLPVGAQLVARAGREDLLLAVAAQLHTH
- a CDS encoding Bax inhibitor-1/YccA family protein, with protein sequence MSNPYFSHSPVFNGSAATASAPQRTPNGYPTMPGYQPGQADTQATQAYGQAPAYGYQTGGQYGQAPAYGDVSPQQVSDLEAQYGAPSATNVDRGRMTYDDVIVRTFGIFAVILAAGAVSWMLAVNEATMGLGMLALIVGAIGALALGLVNSFKREPSPALILTYAVFEGTMLGAFSGVMEMIYPGIVMQAVLASATTFGVVLLAYKFAGFRLSSRAQRILLTAMGGYLVFSVVNLVLSLTGVVSDPWGLRGVTIMGLPLGLIIGLVAVVMAAFSLTMDFEFVQRGVEQGLPTRYAWAGAFGLVVTLVWLYVEFVRILAILRDN